The following are encoded together in the Bradyrhizobium algeriense genome:
- a CDS encoding cell wall hydrolase — protein MFVLRSQPKGARFASFGLGLCVFALMPTEIGYQDIASLLARQPGVAERWQKRVFSSAGTIQVATFSFGRPIGTSSPQTATYRLASLDNQGIDITGSVTRNPLVAPPPRYHAADFPKVDRTLKGDRLVVTPPPAETASPAGRAPATEDPATSNTSVKGAKTAEMAPSVERAPLDPELQAALRAPPLAQYDMSLSLETRPQDDLKTVPEKREAAHTPASPRDGFSFKTSSLFFGSSLGSPESIERWRPGEEPVIVIPGAVPDPDMKVMASLPVDADGPVRAGEMGESVAPKGEVNSDNQRAKTPAERLGLFDEKSRAKSEKCLAEAVYFEARGEAVRGQIAVAQVVLNRAFSGKYPETVCGVVYQNKHRHLACQFTFACDNNKDVIREPDMWERAQKIAKAMLDGQLWLPEVDKSTHYHAYWVRPSWANEMKKMYKTGVHTFYRPRAWGNGSDAPSWGSQAETAAISAKLAEAAQSSAEQASAKR, from the coding sequence ATGTTTGTGTTGCGTAGCCAGCCGAAGGGCGCGCGGTTCGCGTCCTTCGGCCTCGGTCTCTGCGTCTTCGCTTTGATGCCGACCGAGATCGGATATCAGGATATCGCTTCGCTGCTGGCGCGCCAGCCCGGCGTCGCCGAGCGCTGGCAGAAGCGGGTGTTCTCGTCCGCCGGCACGATTCAGGTCGCAACGTTCTCCTTCGGCCGTCCGATCGGAACCTCCTCGCCGCAAACCGCGACCTACCGCCTCGCCAGTCTCGACAACCAGGGCATCGACATCACGGGATCCGTGACGCGCAATCCGCTCGTCGCTCCGCCGCCGCGTTATCACGCTGCCGATTTCCCCAAGGTCGATCGCACGCTGAAGGGCGATCGTCTCGTCGTGACGCCGCCGCCTGCTGAAACCGCAAGCCCCGCCGGGCGCGCGCCGGCGACCGAGGACCCCGCGACATCGAATACATCGGTCAAGGGCGCCAAGACCGCCGAGATGGCGCCATCCGTTGAGCGCGCGCCGCTCGATCCGGAGCTGCAGGCCGCGCTGCGCGCGCCGCCGCTGGCGCAATACGACATGTCGCTGTCGCTCGAAACCAGGCCTCAAGACGATCTCAAGACTGTTCCGGAAAAGCGCGAGGCCGCGCACACGCCGGCGTCGCCGCGCGACGGCTTCTCGTTCAAGACTTCGAGCCTGTTCTTTGGTTCGTCGCTCGGCTCGCCGGAGAGCATCGAGCGCTGGCGACCTGGCGAAGAGCCCGTCATCGTGATTCCGGGCGCTGTTCCCGATCCCGACATGAAAGTGATGGCCTCGCTGCCGGTCGATGCCGATGGTCCGGTGCGGGCCGGCGAGATGGGCGAGAGCGTTGCGCCGAAGGGCGAAGTCAATTCCGACAACCAGCGCGCCAAGACGCCCGCCGAACGTCTCGGCCTGTTCGATGAAAAGTCGCGCGCCAAGTCGGAGAAGTGTTTGGCGGAAGCGGTCTATTTCGAAGCCCGCGGCGAAGCGGTACGGGGCCAGATCGCGGTGGCGCAGGTGGTGCTGAACCGCGCCTTCTCCGGCAAATATCCCGAAACCGTGTGCGGCGTGGTCTACCAGAACAAGCACCGCCATCTGGCCTGCCAGTTCACCTTCGCCTGCGACAACAACAAGGACGTCATTCGCGAGCCCGATATGTGGGAGCGCGCGCAGAAAATCGCCAAGGCGATGCTCGACGGCCAGCTCTGGTTGCCGGAAGTCGACAAGTCGACGCACTACCACGCTTATTGGGTGCGGCCGTCCTGGGCCAATGAAATGAAGAAGATGTACAAGACCGGCGTGCACACCTTCTACCGGCCGCGCGCCTGGGGCAACGGCAGTGACGCGCCGAGCTGGGGAAGCCAGGCCGAAACCGCGGCAATCTCCGCCAAGCTCGCCGAAGCCGCACAGAGCTCCGCCGAGCAGGCGAGCGCGAAACGGTAG